From a region of the Rhipicephalus microplus isolate Deutch F79 chromosome X, USDA_Rmic, whole genome shotgun sequence genome:
- the LOC142776956 gene encoding breast cancer metastasis-suppressor 1-like protein, producing MPRHLDQGQTCLARPRCYGQLRDQSAKQHPDQDQTVEGQRCKGMARTQHFLLLTAFFRGSSYFEAQSSKIPSVKECNNDNEGKEMDRQTPVSENTNNEDSESSFGSEDDSLEMCEDHCERRLSEYIDDLADLERQLVHLKEQVYLERANQKELKLEYVKLGLAPEYMEPLEDLQNNISKRIKVAGILKKLRLNNIKRKYEAEEIAACSYFESGPALLQDSIQYELEEKIRGLEENPKNIDIK from the coding sequence ATGCCCAGGCACCTTGACCAGGGCCAGACATGTCTGGCCCGACCCAGGTGCTACGGCCAGCTACGAGATCAATCAGCGAAACAACACCCAGACCAGGATCAGACCGTCGAGGGTCAACGATGTAAAGGAATGGCACGCACACAGCATTTTTTGCTCTTGACGGCGTTCTTCCGGGGTTCGTCTTACTTTGAGGCTCAAAGTTCGAAAATACCGAGCGTCAAGGAGTGCAACAACGACAACGAGGGTAAAGAGATGGACCGGCAAACACCCGTCAGTGAAAACACAAACAACGAGGACTCGGAATCATCCTTCGGATCTGAAGATGACAGTTTGGAGATGTGCGAGGACCATTGTGAAAGGAGGCTGTCGGAGTATATTGACGACTTGGCTGACCTCGAGCGACAGCTTGTACACCTCAAGGAACAGGTTTACCTCGAGCgagcaaaccaaaaagaattgaaACTTGAATATGTAAAACTGGGCCTTGCACCTGAATACATGGAACCACTTGAAGACCTTCAAAACAACATAAGTAAGCGGATAAAGGTCGCAGGTATTCTGAAGAAATTGAGGTTGAATAACATCAAGCGAAAGTACGAAGCTGAGGAAATCGCAGCATGTTCATATTTTGAGAGTGGACCAGCTTTGTTGCAAGACTCCATTCAATACGAGCTCGAGGAAAAGATCAGGGGACTCGAGGAAAACCCCAAGAACATTGACATCAAGTAA